The Spartobacteria bacterium genome window below encodes:
- the ltrA gene encoding group II intron reverse transcriptase/maturase: MISEIMRIREKARKEKNAVFSSLYHHITDVDNLRECYYDLDGNKAVGVDGTTKQEYGEDLEANLLDLSERLKRGGFRPQPSLRKYIPKAGSPKGRPLGISAFECKIVELSIKRTLEGIYEEAFEDSSYGFREGRSPHQCIDALGRTIQQKKISYVVEADIRSFFDRVNHEWLMKFLEHRISDCRVLKLIKRLLNAGIMEDGIVRASEEGTPQGSILSPLLSNIYLHYVLDLWFRLKVKKTARGEAYYFRFADDFVACFQYKAEAEEFMRLLETRLEGFNLELATEKTRNVPFGRFARENASSKGLKADTFTFLGFQHYCGCTQAGYFKVKRRTCPKKLRQKLEAFAIWAHKALSVMTKGCMLRAARRKVVGHINYYGITDNSDQVRAYLYWAGEILFKWINRKSQRRSYTRAGFRQALQYCGWPTVTVKKNLSPFNKEAYQ; encoded by the coding sequence ATGATATCCGAAATCATGCGAATAAGAGAGAAAGCCCGCAAGGAAAAGAATGCTGTATTCAGCAGCCTTTATCACCACATCACCGATGTGGATAACTTGCGAGAGTGCTACTATGACTTGGATGGCAATAAAGCTGTCGGGGTAGACGGAACGACGAAACAGGAATATGGCGAAGACCTTGAAGCAAACCTTCTTGACTTGTCAGAACGCCTGAAACGCGGAGGATTCCGCCCCCAGCCGAGTTTGCGGAAGTACATACCGAAAGCCGGAAGTCCCAAGGGACGCCCCCTTGGAATAAGTGCGTTTGAATGCAAAATCGTGGAATTGTCAATAAAGCGGACGCTGGAAGGCATATACGAGGAAGCATTTGAAGACAGCAGTTATGGATTCAGGGAAGGGCGAAGTCCGCACCAGTGTATTGACGCATTGGGGCGAACAATCCAGCAAAAGAAAATCAGTTACGTGGTGGAAGCCGATATTCGAAGTTTCTTCGACAGGGTAAATCATGAATGGCTGATGAAATTTCTGGAGCATCGCATCAGCGATTGCCGCGTTCTTAAGCTGATAAAACGGCTTTTGAACGCAGGGATAATGGAAGATGGAATAGTCAGAGCGAGCGAAGAGGGGACACCGCAAGGCTCAATCCTTTCGCCGCTGCTCTCAAATATCTATCTCCATTATGTACTTGATCTGTGGTTTCGACTGAAGGTGAAGAAAACAGCCCGAGGCGAAGCATACTATTTCAGGTTTGCAGATGATTTTGTCGCCTGTTTTCAGTATAAAGCCGAAGCAGAGGAATTTATGCGACTGCTGGAAACCAGACTGGAAGGCTTTAATCTGGAATTAGCTACGGAAAAGACACGCAATGTGCCGTTCGGACGCTTCGCCAGAGAAAACGCATCCAGCAAAGGGTTAAAAGCGGATACATTTACCTTCCTGGGCTTTCAACATTATTGCGGATGTACACAGGCTGGCTACTTCAAAGTAAAACGAAGAACCTGTCCAAAGAAGTTGCGGCAAAAGCTGGAAGCCTTTGCGATATGGGCGCACAAAGCCCTATCTGTAATGACCAAAGGTTGTATGTTACGAGCAGCAAGGCGAAAGGTTGTAGGACACATTAACTATTACGGGATAACGGATAATAGCGACCAAGTGAGAGCATATCTATACTGGGCAGGAGAAATCCTGTTCAAATGGATCAATCGTAAAAGCCAACGTCGATCTTATACAAGAGCGGGATTCAGGCAGGCACTGCAATACTGCGGATGGCCGACTGTAACCGTTAAGAAAAATCTTAGCCCGTTCAATAAGGAGGCTTATCAATGA